From the genome of Triticum aestivum cultivar Chinese Spring chromosome 3B, IWGSC CS RefSeq v2.1, whole genome shotgun sequence, one region includes:
- the LOC123068101 gene encoding uncharacterized protein: MAGVGRGMGRGSGDGDGGLRTVGVVAGVHIPFPDQEAILAYHGRGHGSGSATIPVGRSSGGQATGFLDDINRSGFATGVARQGGISRGPEVPLPIKEPTKGNANDVTNIWCHGKSLEGQAWECGYCALLRHGGGATRFKQHIAGLGPHVFSCMNAPHHVVAIFRKAIPEGEARRRTSKEGKKRVVDEVNHINSQGASIHIDCEDEDDEILQQTLRNSLRGDHGRTSVVKGSVGSSSSGVKDFFDVDLAYSKTRPQQTMEACINKVEYESRIGKAWAKWFHANDIPGHMQNSKFVYEHIKEVIEEIGQQHVVQLVTDNGSNFKKACLDLVADFPHITWQPCVAHTINLMLKEMGCFPEINEVVSSCKRICRFMYNHSTLHAEMQKHIGGELVRPNATRFGTNFMFLESFWDKQEKFQVWMTSPEWKNSSWSSEVDYDYTYDCLISRTWWNGVKRVLDLIGPIYSILRYADSQKLGSLSGFMTKMMHARHQLSSLFSHDSLDQHEYLNVVDKRVEHLYKNTLMVAAGVLDPASHYKYNFGKSLSHMRALNAALKKLASPSEFIAMIPEVHSYVNTRGAFEGMYPRSAAEKVSPTEWWITFGDTTPVLQKYAIQIVSQCTSSSGCERNWSTYALVHTLVRNRLGFEKLHKMVFCHYNLGLRIRLILGETKEKEVDTCALLMNTSLYDCNNEIMDWLGNSTSDSMQDEDAYDGDGDCPVVVEVGQKRTRGSGMPPSEEEEEEEEAEDVDDGEDDEGNNDVLPNENSEPLRKSTRKRRKRKLDSF, from the exons ATGGCGGGTGTTGGAAGGGGGATGGGGCGGGGCagtggcgatggcgatggcgggTTGCGAACAGTGGGGGTCGTCGCCGGCGTCCATATCCCATTCCCAGATCAAGAGGCTATTCTCGCGTATCATGGGAGAGGTCATGGCAGCGGCAGTGCAACTATCCCCGTCGGCCGTTCATCGGGAGGACAAGCAACGGGATTTCTGGATGACATCAACCGAAGCGGATTTGCCACCGGGGTGGCTCGTCAGGGTGGCATAAGCAGAGGCCCGGAGGTTCCACTGCCGATTAAAGAACCAACTAAAG GTAATGCAAATGATGTAACAAACATATGGTGTCATGGGAAATCATTGGAAGGACAAGCATGGGAGTGTGGATATTGTGCTTTACTTAGACATGGTGGGGGTGCAACCCGATTCAAGCAGCATATAGCTGGATTGGGCCCTCATGTCTTCTCTTGCATGAATGCACCTCATCATGTAGTTGCCATTTTTCGGAAAGCCATTCCAGAGGGAGAGGCCCGAAGGAGGACTTCCAAAGAAGGAAAGAAAAGAGTGGTAGATGAGGTCAATCATATAAACAGTCAAGGTGCATCAATACATATTGAttgtgaagatgaagatgatgagataCTCCAGCAGACCCTACGAAATTCATTACGTGGAGATCATGGGAGAACCAGCGTTGTTAAAGGAAGTGTAGGGAGCAGCTCAAGTGGTGTCAAAGACTTTTTTGACGTTGATTTGGCATATAGCAAGACTAGGCCACAACAGACAATGGAGGCGTGTATTAACAAGGTGGAATACGAATCTAGGATTGGGAAGGCTTGGGCAAAATGGTTTCATGCTAATGACATCCCTGGGCACATGCAAAATTCAAAGTTTGTGTATGAGCACATCAAAGAAGTGATTGAAGAGATAGGGCAGCAACATGTTGTCCAACTCGTGACCGACAATGGCTCTAACTTCAAGAAAGCATGTCTTGACCTTGTTGCAGATTTCCCACACATCACATGGCAGCCATGTGTAGCTCACACCATTAACCTCATGCTGAAGGAGATGGGATGCTTTCCTGAGATTAATGAAGTGGTTAGTAGTTGTAAGAGAATTTGTAGATTCATGTACAATCATTCAACTTTGCATGCTGAAATGCAGAAGCACATAGGTGGAGAGTTGGTGCGACCGAATGCCACAAGGTTTGGAACTAACTTTATGTTCCTAGAAAGCTTTTGGGATAAGCAAGAGAAATTCCAAGTGTGGATGACATCTCCAGAGTGGAAAAATAGCTCATGGAGTTCCGAGGTTGATTATGACTACACATATGATTGTTTGATAAGTAGGACCTGGTGGAATGGTGTGAAGCGGGTGCTGGATTTAATTGGCCCAATATATAGCATACTTCGATATGCTGATTCACAAAAGCTTGGGTCACTTTCTGGCTTTATGACAAAGATGATGCATGCTAGGCATCAATTGAGTTCATTGTTTTCTCATGATTCTCTAGACCAACACGAGTACCTAAATGTGGTTGACAAAAGGGTTGAGCATTTATACAAAAACACATTGATGGTTGCAG CCGGTGTTCTGGACCCGGCAAGTCACTACAAGTATAACTTTGGAAAAAGTCTATCACACATGAGGGCACTCAATGCAGCACTTAAGAAGTTGGCTAGTCCTTCAGAGTTCATTGCTATGATTCCTGAAGTTCACTCTTATGTCAATACAAGAGGGGCTTTTGAAGGCATGTACCCTCGTAGTGCAGCTGAAAAGGTGTCCCCAACTGAGTGGTGGATAACATTTGGAGATACTACACCGGTGCTTCAAAAGTATGCTATTCAGATTGTTTCTCAATGCACCTCTTCAAGCGGTTGTGAGCGGAATTGGAGCACATACGCTTTAGTGCATACACTAGTGAGGAACCGTCTTGGTTTTGAAAAGTTGCACAAGATGGTTTTTTGCCACTACAACCTTGGGCTGCGAATCCGACTAATTCTTGGTGAGACAAAAGAGAAAGAGGTTGATACTTGTGCGTTGTTGATGAATACCTCTCTCTATGATTGTAACAACGAAATCATGGATTGGCTGGGCAACTCAACAAGTGATTCCATGCAAGATGAGGATGCGTATGATGGTGATGGTGATTGTCCAGTGGTCGTAGAGGTGGGACAAAAGAGAACTAGAGGAAGTGGGATGCCTCcaagtgaggaggaagaggaggaagaggaggcagaGGATGTAGATGATGGGGAGGATGATGAAG GTAACAATGACGTGCTGCCTAACGAAAACAGTGAACCTCTGCGGAAGTCTACAAGgaaaaggaggaagaggaag CTTGATTCGTTTTAA